A window of Blastomonas sp. SL216 contains these coding sequences:
- a CDS encoding TrbC/VirB2 family protein — MISQPGFKPSRRPLLRKLACGAVLAAALLHAMPVEAGGSSMPWEAPLQSILESIEGPVAKVIAVIVIIVTGLSLAFGDTSGGFRRLVQIVFGLSIAFAASSFFLSFFSFGGGAVI; from the coding sequence ATGATCAGCCAGCCCGGCTTCAAGCCTTCCCGCCGCCCGCTCTTGAGGAAACTTGCCTGTGGAGCCGTGCTTGCAGCAGCACTGCTTCATGCCATGCCCGTCGAGGCTGGCGGTTCTTCGATGCCCTGGGAGGCACCGCTCCAGTCGATCCTCGAGAGCATCGAAGGTCCTGTCGCCAAGGTCATCGCCGTCATCGTCATCATCGTGACAGGCCTCAGCCTTGCGTTCGGCGACACCTCGGGAGGCTTTCGCCGGCTGGTTCAGATCGTCTTCGGCCTGTCGATAGCCTTTGCCGCTTCCAGTTTCTTCCTCAGCTTTTTCAGCTTTGGCGGCGGAGCGGTGATCTGA
- a CDS encoding DUF6499 domain-containing protein — MAEQALSRHALDFPGFAQEFLRRNPRYRAEYRALVKTGRSRDLEREEEMARRWGLSFSLSA; from the coding sequence ATGGCCGAACAGGCACTTTCACGACACGCGCTCGACTTTCCCGGTTTCGCCCAGGAGTTCCTGCGCCGCAATCCCCGATACCGGGCCGAATATCGCGCCTTGGTGAAAACCGGGCGGAGCCGGGACCTTGAACGGGAGGAGGAAATGGCCCGGCGGTGGGGCCTCAGCTTTTCCCTGTCCGCCTGA
- a CDS encoding relaxase domain-containing protein, which translates to MVASVSALTSPAQASSYYEADDYYADGGKSPSAWNGKGSEKIALSGDVDRDVFRRMLEGQIDGQQLGTYRQGELEHRPGWDVTLSAPKSVSIMAEVAGDRRLVGAHDAAVRAALAHVEGHMAATRVRADGAVTRKATANLIIASFQHGTSRAQDPQLHTHNVIMNATQTEDGAWRSFEPRAIYQLQKQIGAIYRQELALQVRELGYEIDIGKESMFEIRGVSADVMTAFSKRSAEIEAALANRGSSRSDASAAEKQVAALDTRQAKKVVDQASLVADWRETADRAGFDAAQRHAMVREARMRAGSAIQGDEKAIAASRAVAHAADRLGERQSVFAAAALLEEAGRAGIGRIGYSDISAAIAAAAGKGDIEPRTFVDRRGAQFAGFTTRRNIEAETRFLQIEADGRGAFAPIASPLAAARAVAMASRRAADAGLPWNDDQLTATRQLLTSRNRVTAVQGYAGTAKTTTVLATFAHEARSRGVKVAALAPTASAAMVLGQALGTRGDTVARQLLQPDRVADSGCQLWIVDEASLLSARDTARLFEKAEKHHARLVLVGDVKQLGSVEAGAAFAQLQAAGMETAKLEKIVRQSNRAVKDAVLASIKGDARKALAAIDRGGGDIIEHADRNARFAAIAARYADLDSHRRERTIVIEPSREGRDALTAEIRLALARSGSLKGPSLTAYGLVNKGLTRAEARDPLSYDTGDIIRFSRDYADKGVKRGEALRIESIDPGRGAIALKGEDGKAVDWRLRQWGTGEVQVFESQRLELRAGDTIRFTRNDRDAGRVNGERAQVLKVDADAQTATIRSPKGQLRTLDLGTARDRHIAHGYVDTAFAAQGRTADHVIVHADSRATNLVDQKSFYVGISRARRSATIVTNDRARLVAAIRERAGAVQTAIRPAASLQPAGLRPEAAGPIKSLGPRGAGL; encoded by the coding sequence ATGGTTGCATCGGTATCCGCACTGACCAGTCCGGCCCAGGCAAGCAGCTATTACGAAGCCGATGACTATTACGCAGACGGGGGCAAGTCTCCGTCAGCCTGGAACGGCAAGGGTTCCGAGAAGATTGCACTTTCGGGCGATGTCGACCGGGATGTGTTCCGCCGGATGCTCGAAGGTCAAATCGATGGTCAGCAGCTCGGGACATACAGGCAGGGCGAGCTCGAGCACCGGCCGGGATGGGATGTGACCCTGAGTGCGCCGAAGTCGGTATCGATCATGGCCGAAGTTGCAGGCGACCGTCGGCTGGTCGGGGCCCATGACGCTGCGGTCAGGGCTGCTCTCGCCCATGTCGAGGGCCATATGGCGGCAACACGTGTCCGCGCCGATGGGGCTGTCACCCGCAAGGCTACAGCCAATCTCATCATCGCAAGCTTCCAGCATGGCACCAGCCGCGCCCAGGATCCCCAGCTTCACACGCATAATGTGATCATGAACGCCACGCAGACCGAGGACGGTGCCTGGCGGAGCTTCGAGCCTCGTGCGATCTATCAGCTCCAGAAGCAGATCGGTGCGATCTATAGACAGGAGCTGGCGCTCCAAGTGCGCGAGCTCGGCTATGAGATCGATATCGGCAAGGAGTCGATGTTCGAGATCAGGGGTGTTTCTGCCGATGTGATGACCGCCTTCAGCAAGCGAAGTGCCGAGATCGAGGCTGCGCTGGCGAATCGCGGATCGAGCCGCTCGGATGCCAGCGCCGCTGAAAAGCAGGTGGCCGCCCTCGATACCCGGCAAGCCAAGAAGGTGGTCGACCAGGCCTCGCTCGTGGCTGATTGGCGCGAGACGGCCGACCGGGCCGGCTTCGATGCTGCTCAGCGCCATGCCATGGTCAGGGAAGCCCGCATGCGAGCCGGCTCTGCTATTCAGGGTGACGAGAAAGCAATAGCGGCATCGCGCGCCGTCGCTCATGCAGCCGACAGGCTTGGCGAACGCCAGTCGGTTTTTGCAGCAGCTGCCCTGCTCGAAGAAGCAGGGCGCGCAGGGATTGGCCGGATAGGCTATTCGGATATCTCAGCAGCTATCGCAGCAGCGGCTGGAAAAGGGGACATCGAGCCCAGGACCTTCGTCGACCGGCGCGGCGCGCAGTTTGCGGGATTTACGACACGCCGCAATATCGAAGCGGAAACCAGGTTTTTGCAGATCGAGGCCGATGGTCGCGGCGCGTTCGCTCCGATCGCCTCGCCACTTGCGGCAGCAAGGGCGGTAGCGATGGCTTCGCGTCGCGCTGCAGATGCCGGCCTGCCATGGAATGACGATCAGCTGACAGCCACACGCCAACTGCTGACGAGCCGTAACCGGGTCACGGCCGTGCAGGGCTATGCCGGTACCGCCAAGACAACGACGGTTCTTGCGACCTTTGCCCACGAGGCCCGGTCCAGGGGCGTCAAGGTGGCAGCGCTCGCGCCGACAGCCTCGGCTGCCATGGTACTCGGTCAGGCTCTCGGGACACGCGGCGATACCGTGGCGCGCCAGCTGCTGCAGCCCGACAGGGTCGCCGATAGCGGGTGCCAGCTCTGGATCGTGGACGAGGCCTCGCTGCTCTCGGCGCGCGATACGGCAAGGCTGTTCGAGAAAGCCGAAAAACACCATGCCCGGCTGGTGCTGGTGGGCGATGTCAAGCAGCTGGGTTCGGTCGAGGCAGGCGCTGCCTTTGCCCAGCTGCAGGCTGCCGGAATGGAGACGGCAAAGCTTGAAAAGATCGTCCGCCAGAGCAACCGCGCGGTGAAGGATGCGGTACTCGCCTCGATCAAGGGCGATGCGAGAAAGGCGCTGGCGGCGATCGACCGCGGTGGCGGCGATATCATCGAACATGCCGACCGAAACGCGCGTTTCGCCGCAATTGCTGCGCGCTATGCCGACCTTGATTCTCACCGGCGGGAACGCACCATCGTCATAGAGCCATCGCGCGAAGGCCGCGATGCGCTGACCGCTGAAATCCGTTTGGCGCTTGCCCGTTCGGGCAGCCTGAAAGGTCCGTCGCTGACCGCCTACGGTCTGGTCAACAAGGGACTCACCCGCGCCGAGGCACGCGATCCGCTGAGCTACGACACCGGCGATATAATCCGCTTCTCCCGCGACTATGCGGACAAGGGCGTGAAGCGAGGCGAGGCGCTTCGGATCGAAAGTATCGATCCGGGAAGAGGCGCAATCGCGCTGAAGGGTGAGGACGGCAAGGCCGTCGACTGGCGGCTGCGCCAATGGGGTACAGGCGAGGTTCAGGTGTTTGAAAGCCAGCGGTTGGAGCTGCGCGCCGGAGACACCATCCGGTTCACGCGCAACGATCGTGACGCGGGACGCGTCAACGGCGAACGCGCGCAGGTGCTGAAGGTGGATGCTGACGCCCAGACAGCCACGATCCGAAGCCCGAAGGGCCAGTTACGGACCCTCGATCTCGGTACCGCGCGCGACCGGCATATAGCCCATGGCTATGTCGATACTGCCTTTGCCGCGCAGGGGCGAACGGCAGATCATGTCATCGTCCATGCGGACAGCCGCGCGACCAACCTCGTCGATCAGAAGAGCTTCTATGTCGGAATATCGCGCGCCAGGCGATCCGCCACCATCGTGACCAATGATCGCGCAAGGCTTGTCGCCGCGATCCGTGAACGGGCAGGAGCCGTCCAGACAGCCATCAGGCCGGCTGCATCGCTCCAACCGGCCGGATTGCGACCTGAAGCAGCAGGACCAATCAAGTCCCTGGGTCCCCGAGGGGCCGGGCTTTGA
- a CDS encoding lytic transglycosylase domain-containing protein: protein MASRKHDVGARITALMAVGMQIGMLAGCPAYAAEPQSWPLPAVGSGPASASAEPHPYAPHVADASRRFGIPERWIWSVMRTESGGRSRAVSPVGAMGLMQIMPRTWRMLAARYGLGSDPFDVRANIHGGAAYLRLMWDRYGDSRLMLAAYNAGPGRVDEYRAGLRHLPAETRSYVARLAPFLIGAPAIAEPRFDIGKARRLHPPSVFVVTRSASESGLGPTRGQQQDEVQPDISGSFGSPPGAETNSLFVPLSPRQRR, encoded by the coding sequence ATGGCCAGCAGAAAGCATGATGTTGGCGCGCGGATCACGGCCTTGATGGCAGTGGGAATGCAGATCGGGATGCTTGCCGGGTGCCCGGCATACGCAGCCGAACCGCAGAGCTGGCCCCTGCCTGCTGTGGGATCCGGGCCGGCATCGGCGTCAGCTGAACCGCACCCCTATGCACCGCATGTGGCAGATGCTTCGCGTCGCTTCGGCATTCCCGAGCGCTGGATCTGGTCGGTCATGCGTACCGAGAGCGGTGGAAGGTCGCGCGCCGTTTCGCCTGTAGGTGCAATGGGCCTGATGCAGATCATGCCGCGGACCTGGAGGATGCTTGCTGCGCGCTACGGTCTGGGATCGGACCCGTTCGACGTTCGCGCCAACATCCATGGCGGTGCTGCATATCTGCGCCTGATGTGGGACCGATATGGTGATTCAAGGCTCATGCTGGCTGCCTATAACGCAGGGCCAGGCCGGGTGGACGAATACCGCGCCGGCCTTCGCCACCTTCCTGCAGAGACGCGTTCCTATGTTGCTCGTCTCGCGCCTTTTCTGATCGGCGCGCCTGCAATTGCCGAACCGCGATTTGACATCGGAAAAGCACGTCGTCTGCATCCCCCGTCGGTCTTCGTCGTCACGCGCAGTGCCAGCGAAAGCGGCCTTGGGCCCACGCGGGGGCAGCAACAGGATGAGGTCCAACCTGACATATCGGGCAGCTTTGGCAGCCCGCCCGGTGCGGAGACCAACTCTCTGTTCGTGCCGTTATCGCCCCGGCAGCGCCGATGA
- a CDS encoding DUF2285 domain-containing protein, which produces MIILDAAPDRLRGRSAASLVASLRVIAEQKLRTGHHMVLSDGQMLHRLCLLTGPHGRRLAFVIPCDQLASIRLSASAALDRPPVNFASGEPAGLSAPTEFQRQRLELLRDILDLAVIPDGDRLTSHELACQRIYPGMTIGRGAEWKSSSHRRRTQRLIGEARAMMNSGYRALLAGGEGRQKQSR; this is translated from the coding sequence GTGATCATCCTCGATGCCGCCCCTGATCGCTTAAGGGGCAGGTCCGCGGCCAGCCTCGTCGCGTCGCTGCGCGTTATCGCAGAGCAGAAGCTGCGGACGGGTCATCATATGGTGCTCAGCGATGGCCAGATGCTGCATCGGCTCTGCCTGCTGACGGGTCCGCATGGGCGGCGGCTCGCCTTTGTCATTCCTTGCGATCAGCTGGCATCAATTCGCCTTTCTGCGTCTGCGGCATTGGACCGCCCGCCAGTTAACTTCGCCTCCGGCGAACCTGCTGGCCTTTCGGCTCCGACAGAGTTTCAGCGGCAGCGTCTCGAGTTGCTCCGCGATATCCTCGATCTTGCGGTGATCCCGGACGGCGATCGACTGACCAGTCACGAACTTGCGTGCCAGCGGATTTATCCCGGCATGACGATCGGCCGGGGCGCGGAATGGAAGTCTTCCTCCCACCGACGCCGGACGCAGCGCCTGATCGGCGAGGCCAGGGCCATGATGAACAGCGGATACCGCGCTCTGCTGGCGGGCGGGGAGGGGCGACAAAAGCAATCCCGATAA
- a CDS encoding type IV secretion system DNA-binding domain-containing protein — protein sequence MTEPQDRRLHAESLRRQDRLSRSRRLKRHAFVMLCSVALGGLASPWLMLDARQIQACGTYVHARLLSWLSAGRGGDPDMTLRYPDGDEMVSAQAVARHAYFRDAAGAASTLAHRGAILGFAGWALGVAVLRRAAERRRAAALRDRVVSGTIVTSETALAKMVAVGPKGHSLTIGAVPLPVRLETRHMAMIGTTGSGKTTVLRQMLDGIEARGEAALVYDTSGEFIAHYYDPARGDIILNPFDARCAYWSPFAEIAHPADADRIAQQLISETGQHDRDVWLETSRILVANMLRALWREGRGTLPGLLHALQVQTAAELKAWLGDSSSARTFADDADRATGSVLFMLAKAANLIQFLRMPLGDEKPFSFRDFIIGLDERSGPRPWIFVPRKEDYFEASKPLLACWLECAASAMLGLSPSASRRVWFLLDELADLPAVDNLARLLPEGRKFGAAVLLTFQGIGQMRSRYGRDISEAMLGCCNTKLFLQLTDAESRRWASDTIGNCEVEIHTMTGALSEKAEPPRITLGKQRSIRPAIHESELRLPRHQGYLLFPDGLPVALISLGADHIVRRGKARQPPFVPADPGTTLWHHSGKAQASAEPQPSQEQVQVTDVADEVHEPPPASSHASADDGPV from the coding sequence ATGACCGAGCCGCAGGACCGCCGACTGCATGCCGAGAGCCTGCGTCGCCAAGATCGCCTGAGCCGGTCCCGGCGGCTGAAGCGCCACGCCTTCGTCATGCTTTGCTCGGTTGCGCTCGGCGGGCTCGCATCACCCTGGCTGATGCTCGATGCGCGCCAGATCCAGGCATGCGGGACCTATGTCCACGCAAGGCTGCTTAGCTGGCTTTCTGCTGGCCGCGGCGGCGATCCGGACATGACCCTTCGTTATCCGGATGGCGACGAGATGGTGTCCGCCCAGGCCGTGGCCAGGCATGCTTACTTTCGTGATGCTGCGGGGGCCGCCAGCACGCTTGCACATCGCGGGGCGATCCTGGGGTTCGCAGGCTGGGCACTCGGTGTCGCTGTGCTCCGCCGCGCAGCTGAACGACGCCGTGCAGCAGCGCTTCGTGACCGTGTCGTGAGCGGGACCATCGTCACCAGCGAGACTGCTCTCGCAAAAATGGTTGCGGTCGGTCCGAAAGGCCATTCGCTCACGATCGGCGCGGTCCCCTTGCCTGTAAGGCTCGAGACCCGCCATATGGCTATGATCGGAACGACCGGGAGCGGAAAGACCACGGTGCTGCGCCAGATGCTCGACGGCATAGAAGCGCGCGGCGAGGCGGCGCTGGTCTATGATACCAGCGGCGAGTTCATCGCCCATTATTACGATCCGGCGCGCGGCGACATCATCCTCAATCCGTTCGATGCGCGCTGCGCCTATTGGTCGCCCTTTGCCGAAATTGCCCATCCGGCGGATGCCGACCGGATCGCCCAGCAGCTGATCAGCGAAACAGGACAGCATGACCGCGATGTCTGGCTCGAGACCAGCCGGATCCTGGTGGCCAACATGCTGCGCGCACTCTGGCGCGAGGGCAGGGGAACATTGCCCGGGCTCCTGCATGCGTTGCAGGTGCAGACCGCCGCAGAGCTGAAGGCCTGGCTCGGCGACAGCTCGTCGGCACGAACCTTTGCCGACGATGCTGACCGCGCCACCGGCAGCGTGCTGTTCATGCTCGCCAAGGCGGCAAACCTCATCCAGTTCCTGCGCATGCCCCTCGGTGACGAAAAGCCATTCTCGTTCCGAGATTTCATCATAGGCCTCGATGAAAGATCGGGACCTCGCCCCTGGATTTTCGTGCCGCGCAAGGAAGACTATTTCGAAGCTTCAAAGCCGCTGCTGGCCTGCTGGCTGGAATGCGCCGCCAGCGCGATGCTGGGTCTGTCACCTTCGGCCTCGCGCCGCGTTTGGTTCCTGCTCGATGAGCTCGCAGACCTCCCTGCCGTCGACAATCTTGCCAGGCTGCTACCCGAAGGACGAAAGTTCGGGGCCGCGGTCCTCCTGACCTTCCAGGGCATCGGCCAGATGCGCAGCCGTTATGGCAGGGACATTTCCGAAGCCATGCTTGGCTGCTGCAATACCAAGCTCTTCCTCCAGCTGACCGATGCAGAATCGCGGCGCTGGGCCAGCGATACGATCGGCAACTGCGAAGTCGAGATCCACACCATGACGGGAGCGCTCAGCGAAAAGGCCGAACCGCCCAGGATCACACTGGGCAAGCAGCGCAGCATCAGACCCGCCATCCATGAGAGCGAACTGCGCCTCCCGCGCCACCAGGGCTATCTGCTGTTTCCCGACGGTCTTCCCGTTGCCCTCATATCGCTCGGAGCCGATCATATTGTCAGGCGGGGCAAAGCCCGACAGCCGCCGTTCGTACCGGCAGACCCCGGCACCACCTTGTGGCATCATTCGGGAAAGGCCCAAGCGTCCGCCGAACCTCAGCCCTCACAGGAACAGGTCCAGGTTACTGATGTCGCAGATGAAGTGCATGAGCCGCCGCCTGCTTCCTCGCATGCCTCTGCCGACGATGGGCCCGTCTGA
- a CDS encoding S26 family signal peptidase gives MNARWLSRTCVLAGLFSSAFAAIACLEPRPRLLWNASPSAPVGLYLVDDFVLPRRGDLVVLTPKAAIARLIEERGYLPTGVPLLKHVAALPGHSVCRRGAEVSVDGKIMSVARPHDSMGRSMPVWQGCRCIGADELFLLNPVADSLDGRYFGPVASSSIIGIARPLLTRSRPGAPLRWLPEPELNHATTRNEEHLP, from the coding sequence ATGAACGCGCGCTGGCTCAGCAGAACCTGCGTGCTGGCAGGACTGTTCAGCAGCGCCTTTGCAGCGATCGCCTGTCTCGAACCGCGTCCCCGCCTTTTGTGGAACGCCAGCCCAAGCGCTCCGGTCGGGCTCTATCTGGTCGATGACTTTGTCCTTCCGCGTCGCGGGGATCTCGTTGTCCTGACGCCCAAAGCGGCGATCGCGCGACTGATCGAAGAGCGCGGCTATCTGCCAACCGGCGTGCCGCTGCTCAAGCATGTCGCTGCACTGCCCGGCCATTCGGTTTGCAGACGGGGCGCTGAGGTGTCGGTCGATGGCAAGATCATGTCTGTCGCCCGGCCGCATGACAGCATGGGGCGTAGCATGCCAGTCTGGCAGGGATGTCGATGCATTGGCGCTGACGAACTGTTTCTCCTGAACCCGGTAGCTGACAGCCTTGACGGACGATATTTCGGGCCTGTCGCGTCTTCGAGCATCATCGGGATCGCCCGGCCCCTGCTCACCCGCTCGCGCCCCGGTGCACCGCTGCGCTGGCTCCCGGAGCCCGAGTTGAACCATGCCACCACAAGAAACGAGGAGCATTTGCCATGA
- the trbB gene encoding P-type conjugative transfer ATPase TrbB: protein MSAEPVRQEAHRRSASMLRTAFGSAIGEWLDDPQVIEIMLNPDGLLWVDRLGVGICASSCRMNAADGERIIRLVAHHVGAEVHGRSPRVSAELPGGAGRFEGLLPPIVAAPSFAIRKPATAVFSLADYAASGIMSAAEAAMLARAVADRRNILIAGGTGTGKTTLANALLAEMAGTGDRIVLIEDTRELQCTAPNCVAMRTCDGIVSLADLVRSSLRLRPDRIPIGEVRGSEALDLLKAWGTGHPGGIGTIHASSASGALLRMEQLIQEAVVTVPRALLAQTIDLVVVLVREGAGRRLSEIATVEGLDPVTGEYRLLNHPALQTGEKP, encoded by the coding sequence ATGAGTGCAGAACCGGTAAGGCAAGAAGCCCATCGCCGCAGTGCCAGCATGCTGCGCACGGCCTTTGGAAGTGCGATCGGCGAATGGCTTGATGATCCTCAGGTCATCGAGATCATGCTCAACCCGGACGGCCTGCTCTGGGTCGACCGGCTCGGGGTCGGTATCTGCGCAAGCTCGTGCCGGATGAACGCTGCCGATGGCGAGCGCATCATCAGGCTGGTTGCCCATCATGTCGGAGCCGAAGTGCATGGGCGTTCGCCGCGGGTCTCGGCAGAACTTCCCGGCGGCGCAGGAAGGTTCGAAGGCCTGCTGCCACCGATCGTGGCAGCGCCGTCCTTCGCCATCCGCAAACCGGCCACAGCGGTGTTTTCGCTCGCCGACTATGCTGCATCCGGGATCATGTCGGCCGCCGAGGCCGCCATGCTCGCCCGCGCGGTTGCCGACCGGCGCAACATCCTGATTGCAGGCGGGACGGGCACGGGCAAGACCACGCTTGCAAATGCCCTGCTGGCCGAAATGGCTGGTACGGGCGACCGGATCGTCCTTATCGAAGATACCCGCGAGCTGCAGTGCACCGCTCCCAATTGCGTCGCGATGCGTACCTGCGACGGGATCGTCTCGCTCGCAGACCTGGTGCGCTCCTCGCTGCGCCTCAGGCCCGATCGGATACCGATAGGCGAGGTGCGCGGGAGCGAGGCGCTCGATCTGCTCAAAGCCTGGGGCACGGGCCATCCCGGCGGCATCGGAACCATCCATGCGAGCAGCGCGAGCGGCGCGCTCCTCCGGATGGAGCAGCTCATCCAGGAAGCCGTCGTGACCGTACCCCGTGCTCTTCTCGCGCAGACCATCGACCTAGTGGTCGTACTAGTGCGCGAAGGGGCGGGGCGCCGTCTTTCCGAGATCGCCACGGTCGAAGGTCTCGATCCTGTCACCGGCGAATATCGCCTGCTCAACCATCCCGCTCTGCAGACTGGAGAAAAACCATGA
- a CDS encoding VirB3 family type IV secretion system protein: MGDSFASAPDEVAGFYAPVHRALAEPILLGGAPRALAIVNGTLAGAIGLGLRLWLAGLAIWAMGHALSVWAARRDPQFVDVARRHLRYPVWMQP; the protein is encoded by the coding sequence ATGGGCGACAGTTTCGCCTCAGCTCCGGACGAGGTTGCCGGCTTCTACGCTCCGGTCCACCGTGCACTGGCCGAGCCAATCCTGCTCGGCGGCGCGCCAAGAGCGCTCGCCATCGTCAACGGCACGCTCGCGGGGGCCATTGGTCTTGGCCTCAGGCTGTGGCTTGCAGGCCTTGCGATCTGGGCGATGGGGCACGCGCTGTCGGTCTGGGCCGCCCGCCGCGATCCGCAATTCGTCGATGTGGCCCGCCGCCACCTCAGATACCCGGTCTGGATGCAGCCATGA
- a CDS encoding helix-turn-helix domain-containing protein — MNAYSGPCYLKTPDAALRLGLSARTLEKHRCYGTGPEYRKLGGRIVYAIEDLDAWAEIGRRSSTSDPGKGTIHPARPVRR; from the coding sequence GTGAACGCCTATTCCGGCCCCTGCTATCTGAAGACCCCCGATGCCGCGCTTCGGCTCGGGCTCTCTGCCAGGACCCTCGAAAAGCACCGCTGCTACGGCACCGGCCCCGAATATCGCAAGCTCGGCGGCAGGATCGTCTACGCCATCGAGGATCTCGATGCGTGGGCCGAAATCGGCAGGCGATCCTCCACCTCCGATCCGGGCAAGGGCACCATCCATCCTGCGCGTCCGGTGCGCCGCTGA
- a CDS encoding DUF2840 domain-containing protein, whose amino-acid sequence MKPQFAFGCQSGADASLTEVRLTWIVGRCEHMLRFGRVAHERIVGEHSRIVSFRPGAVFALVRRISSDFGPTCCSLSVVQAAKAGQISAPIASVIVSGERLLHVENLAHVSQVLEMVDAMEGDGIDPCDASPNHWRHVAARLNDGRQIRPYTRARHAAWLQRSRTGR is encoded by the coding sequence GTGAAGCCGCAATTCGCCTTTGGTTGCCAGAGCGGTGCCGACGCGTCGCTTACCGAAGTGCGGCTGACATGGATCGTGGGCCGCTGCGAACATATGCTGCGCTTCGGGCGGGTCGCGCATGAGCGAATTGTTGGCGAGCACAGCCGCATCGTTTCCTTCCGTCCCGGCGCGGTGTTCGCACTGGTCCGGCGCATTTCCAGTGACTTCGGCCCGACCTGCTGCAGCCTCTCGGTCGTGCAGGCGGCAAAAGCCGGTCAGATCAGTGCGCCCATCGCTTCTGTGATCGTAAGCGGCGAACGTCTGCTTCATGTAGAGAACCTGGCGCATGTTTCGCAGGTGCTTGAAATGGTCGATGCGATGGAGGGCGACGGCATCGATCCATGCGATGCATCGCCCAACCATTGGCGCCATGTCGCTGCCAGGCTGAATGATGGACGCCAGATCAGGCCCTATACCCGCGCACGCCACGCGGCATGGCTCCAGCGCAGCAGGACCGGGCGATGA
- a CDS encoding MarR family transcriptional regulator — MLRSPGIARPTALAAFFDLKDSAPGCIHDKGSVCPTAAANARLAAWHRNRRRELIGHPSLLANPAWDMLIDLFLHAESGRQVSTSALCIGSGVPMSTALRLIAKLCESRIVARNPDPMDGRRKFITLPAQTLEGLNEYFCGMTR, encoded by the coding sequence ATGCTGCGATCCCCTGGAATTGCCAGACCGACCGCGCTGGCTGCGTTCTTCGACCTGAAGGACAGCGCCCCAGGCTGCATCCACGACAAGGGCAGCGTCTGCCCGACCGCTGCAGCCAATGCCCGCCTTGCTGCCTGGCACCGCAACCGTCGCCGCGAGCTGATCGGACATCCCTCGCTGCTGGCAAACCCGGCATGGGACATGCTGATCGACCTGTTTCTGCATGCCGAGAGCGGCAGGCAGGTTTCGACCAGCGCGCTGTGCATCGGGTCGGGAGTACCGATGAGCACCGCGCTCCGGCTCATCGCCAAGCTTTGCGAGAGCCGGATCGTTGCGCGCAACCCGGACCCCATGGACGGAAGGCGCAAGTTCATCACACTGCCTGCACAGACCCTCGAAGGTCTGAACGAGTATTTCTGTGGCATGACCCGCTGA
- a CDS encoding helix-turn-helix transcriptional regulator, translating into MGDSVSQPLSDEARWARLTDRQRACLDLLLERQTSKQIARALNISKPTVDQRLTAARAVLGAANRDEAALIYARLKLTYDRILYDPVQVPPGSAKMAVTAQDDMPADAVVLSDSAVASEGSPFRMIWRHDHGLKTRMLIMTVMLLVAIILILAGLGIAEALTRLVSG; encoded by the coding sequence ATGGGTGATTCGGTGTCGCAACCCTTATCGGACGAGGCCCGCTGGGCTCGTCTCACAGACAGGCAGCGTGCCTGTCTCGATCTGTTGCTCGAGCGGCAGACCTCAAAGCAGATCGCCCGTGCCCTGAACATTTCCAAGCCGACGGTGGACCAGCGCCTGACCGCAGCCCGGGCCGTCCTGGGCGCAGCCAACAGGGATGAGGCCGCCCTGATCTACGCTCGTCTCAAGCTGACATATGACCGAATACTATATGATCCGGTGCAGGTTCCGCCCGGCAGCGCGAAGATGGCAGTCACGGCGCAGGACGACATGCCAGCCGATGCCGTGGTGCTGAGCGACAGCGCCGTGGCATCTGAAGGCAGCCCGTTCCGGATGATCTGGAGGCATGACCATGGTCTGAAGACACGGATGCTGATCATGACCGTCATGCTTCTTGTGGCGATCATCCTCATCCTTGCAGGCCTTGGCATTGCAGAAGCGCTGACCCGCCTCGTCTCCGGCTGA
- a CDS encoding DUF736 domain-containing protein, whose translation MIIGTFGFDQSRYSGRLSTLGLDAQITIVPSELDSSENAPDWKVLNGSADTGTEIGAGWNRSGKRAGNYIALQLDDPGFVQPLRAILVQAGSSDDAWHLLWSRSKTRDPR comes from the coding sequence ATGATCATCGGCACGTTCGGATTTGATCAATCCCGATATTCGGGGCGACTGTCCACGCTCGGCCTCGATGCACAGATCACGATTGTGCCATCCGAGCTCGACAGCAGCGAGAATGCGCCCGATTGGAAGGTGCTGAACGGCAGCGCTGACACCGGCACCGAGATCGGGGCAGGGTGGAACCGCAGCGGCAAGCGCGCTGGAAACTATATTGCTTTGCAGCTCGACGATCCCGGCTTCGTTCAGCCCCTGCGGGCCATTCTCGTTCAGGCAGGAAGCAGCGACGACGCCTGGCATCTGCTCTGGTCGCGCTCGAAGACCCGTGATCCGAGATAG